In one window of Pseudomonadota bacterium DNA:
- a CDS encoding phospholipid carrier-dependent glycosyltransferase: MLDSLLNGAHALIDQWGHNEAALDGMRVVLVNLYVPTMGALAALTAAALVVARRPIVERLRSISPRALTWALVLFNVALALRLVLVVHMPQVYFDEISFLDTSENMARQDLNLLTPGDPSSDMIFHPCPAGWQYMISRAYRIFGVHPDVAFTLASLLSSLSVPLLFLVLREATGRSRVGLWGALFLAVLPVHLRLSGSSALETPSVFFLLATLYATLVWSATRARSALLLAATLFAWFANMRMENSFALGPLLALYAALHWPADTRGPAERRTAAGCALIALFFSMPALLADAYGIVTRFYFFYQPPKITQLQVASNWQGNIPYWLDNRFHPAMLTMLAATGLCLGLARPATRREAGFWGTWTAGLVVFYTLNPSCDFALRHTLDSWRTAIHPALGVIVLAALGTQALIDAATSRTLRAAVGVVTVTTALATPWLFEDFLSMRNMWMLQWEALIRMRQEMPPDAYLLIYDHSTALGPSSPGMAYEIGVTTGVTPHFFVFPDDWRPGNVSATPQIARDVEQWKVEKRKMFLYHLDAGRVQDAHDLALMRSLLDLRPVAGVSMRSNHATFSLWRIEGAAPQVVSAPERKAPR, from the coding sequence ATGCTCGACAGCCTGCTGAACGGCGCACACGCGCTCATCGACCAATGGGGACACAACGAGGCGGCGCTCGACGGCATGCGGGTGGTGCTCGTCAACCTCTACGTGCCGACCATGGGGGCGCTCGCCGCCCTCACCGCCGCGGCCCTCGTTGTCGCGCGCAGACCCATCGTCGAGCGGCTGCGATCGATCTCCCCCCGCGCCCTCACCTGGGCGCTGGTGCTCTTCAACGTGGCACTCGCCCTGCGGCTCGTGTTGGTGGTGCACATGCCGCAGGTGTACTTCGACGAGATCTCGTTCCTCGACACCTCTGAGAACATGGCGCGCCAAGATCTGAACCTGCTCACGCCGGGCGATCCATCATCAGACATGATCTTCCACCCCTGCCCCGCGGGATGGCAGTACATGATCAGCCGCGCCTACCGGATCTTCGGGGTTCATCCGGATGTGGCGTTCACCCTGGCCTCGCTGCTCTCGTCGCTCTCGGTCCCCCTCCTCTTCCTGGTGCTGCGCGAGGCCACGGGCCGATCTCGCGTCGGTCTCTGGGGCGCGCTCTTCCTCGCGGTGCTCCCGGTGCATCTGCGTCTCTCGGGATCGTCGGCCCTCGAAACCCCTTCGGTCTTCTTTCTGCTCGCCACGCTCTACGCCACGCTTGTCTGGAGCGCGACCCGCGCCCGGAGCGCGCTGCTGCTGGCCGCCACCTTGTTCGCCTGGTTCGCGAACATGCGCATGGAGAACAGCTTCGCCCTCGGTCCGCTGCTCGCGCTCTACGCCGCGCTGCACTGGCCCGCCGACACGCGAGGCCCCGCTGAGCGACGCACCGCCGCGGGCTGCGCCCTGATCGCGCTCTTCTTCTCGATGCCCGCGCTGCTGGCCGACGCCTATGGAATCGTGACGCGCTTCTACTTCTTCTACCAGCCTCCGAAGATCACCCAGCTCCAGGTCGCCTCCAACTGGCAGGGGAACATCCCCTACTGGCTCGACAACCGCTTCCATCCCGCCATGCTCACGATGCTCGCCGCAACGGGTCTCTGCCTCGGGCTGGCGCGCCCGGCCACGCGTCGCGAGGCGGGGTTCTGGGGCACGTGGACCGCGGGTCTCGTGGTGTTCTACACGCTCAACCCCTCGTGCGACTTCGCCTTGCGCCACACCCTCGACTCATGGCGAACGGCCATACACCCCGCGCTCGGCGTCATCGTGCTGGCGGCCCTGGGAACCCAGGCCCTGATCGACGCGGCGACGTCTCGCACGCTGCGCGCCGCCGTCGGCGTCGTCACGGTGACGACCGCGCTTGCCACGCCGTGGCTGTTCGAAGACTTCCTGTCGATGCGCAACATGTGGATGCTGCAGTGGGAAGCGCTGATCAGAATGCGCCAGGAGATGCCCCCCGACGCCTACCTGCTGATCTACGACCACAGCACCGCCCTCGGCCCGAGCAGCCCGGGCATGGCCTATGAGATCGGCGTCACCACAGGGGTGACACCGCACTTCTTCGTCTTCCCGGATGACTGGCGGCCCGGCAACGTCTCGGCCACGCCCCAGATCGCGCGTGACGTGGAGCAGTGGAAGGTTGAAAAGCGCAAGATGTTTCTCTATCATCTCGATGCGGGTCGTGTGCAGGACGCGCACGATCTGGCCCTGATGCGCTCGCTCCTCGACCTGCGTCCCGTCGCGGGCGTGTCGATGCGAAGCAACCATGCGACCTTCAGCCTGTGGCGCATCGAAGGCGCCGCGCCACAGGTGGTCTCCGCGCCCGAGAGAAAGGCCCCCCGCTGA
- a CDS encoding isoprenylcysteine carboxylmethyltransferase family protein, whose amino-acid sequence MSTAAAESIHPPRTFGFLEHVRCLGRREILVIVPIYCFGLIPPTALTAYGLLALERRLGLPTLADLLPLGFRQAFFVVCLAVGGAIVTWSYTYLVLEGGGGPVPPFSSQTRYLVTNGPYRVVRHPSIWGKLIGVLGLGVFVGSATFLTIMIPLALLWSLSSNMRRQDEAMERAFGDAYRAYRALTPRLVPRALSSLWRAVS is encoded by the coding sequence ATGAGCACGGCTGCGGCTGAATCGATACACCCTCCGCGAACCTTCGGCTTCCTCGAGCACGTCCGCTGCCTCGGGCGGCGAGAGATCCTCGTCATCGTGCCCATCTACTGCTTCGGCCTCATCCCCCCCACCGCCCTGACGGCCTATGGCCTGCTCGCTCTCGAGCGTCGCCTGGGCCTGCCCACCCTCGCCGATCTGCTCCCGCTCGGCTTTCGCCAGGCCTTCTTCGTCGTGTGCCTCGCGGTGGGGGGCGCCATCGTGACATGGTCGTACACCTATCTCGTCCTCGAGGGAGGGGGCGGACCGGTGCCGCCGTTCTCCTCGCAGACGCGCTACCTGGTCACCAACGGTCCCTACCGGGTCGTGCGTCATCCGTCGATCTGGGGGAAGCTCATCGGCGTCCTGGGGCTTGGCGTCTTTGTCGGATCGGCGACCTTTCTCACGATCATGATCCCCCTGGCCCTCCTCTGGTCGCTTTCATCGAACATGCGTCGTCAGGACGAAGCCATGGAACGGGCCTTCGGAGACGCCTACCGCGCCTACCGCGCGCTCACGCCCCGCCTCGTGCCGCGCGCGCTCTCATCGCTCTGGCGCGCGGTCTCGTGA
- a CDS encoding 3-deoxy-7-phosphoheptulonate synthase produces MLANLTENALFFVDGRVLPAWLTAAAALGIVMLARERRTRRLAFLLGWIGLFTLALSPFPFGDFAAAHSLDTWRFSVQVSLPLLILGAHGVDGAARALDRLPALAAAGGMALWMGLATATEFLEPITPQYIADTIVLGAIGARTTESPTHRQMASGLSMPVGFKNSTDGSLQAAVEAMQAARAPHSFMGIDDDGGTAIVSTTGNPWGVLMLRGGRSGSNYSPDVMQEARRRLEAAGLPVRVIVDCSHANSGKDPRRQSIVWRDVLAQRVAGDRSIVGMMLESNINAGSQEASADRSKLAYGVSITDGCIGWEETEELLLEAHSRLA; encoded by the coding sequence ATGCTGGCCAACCTCACAGAGAACGCGCTCTTCTTCGTCGACGGGCGCGTGCTGCCCGCCTGGCTCACCGCAGCAGCCGCACTGGGCATCGTCATGCTGGCACGAGAGCGCAGAACCCGGCGTCTCGCCTTCCTGCTCGGATGGATCGGGCTGTTCACCCTGGCACTGTCGCCCTTCCCCTTCGGAGACTTCGCCGCGGCCCACTCGCTCGACACCTGGCGGTTCTCGGTGCAGGTCTCGCTCCCCCTGCTCATCCTCGGCGCGCACGGCGTCGACGGCGCGGCGCGCGCGCTCGATCGCCTCCCCGCGCTTGCCGCGGCAGGCGGGATGGCACTCTGGATGGGGCTGGCCACCGCGACGGAATTCCTCGAGCCGATCACGCCGCAGTACATCGCCGACACGATCGTGCTGGGCGCCATCGGGGCCCGGACCACCGAGAGCCCGACGCACCGCCAGATGGCCAGCGGGCTGTCGATGCCGGTGGGCTTCAAGAACTCGACCGACGGCTCGCTCCAGGCCGCGGTCGAGGCCATGCAGGCCGCCCGCGCGCCGCACAGCTTCATGGGAATCGACGACGACGGCGGCACGGCCATCGTGTCGACCACCGGCAATCCCTGGGGCGTGCTCATGCTCCGCGGCGGCCGGAGCGGCTCGAACTACTCGCCCGATGTGATGCAGGAGGCACGCCGCCGACTGGAGGCGGCCGGACTGCCGGTCCGGGTGATCGTGGACTGCAGCCACGCCAACTCCGGCAAGGATCCCCGCCGCCAGTCGATCGTGTGGCGCGACGTGCTCGCGCAGCGGGTCGCGGGCGACCGGTCGATCGTGGGGATGATGCTCGAGAGCAACATCAATGCCGGCAGCCAAGAGGCCTCGGCCGACCGGTCGAAGCTCGCCTACGGCGTGTCGATCACCGACGGCTGCATCGGGTGGGAGGAGACGGAGGAGCTCCTCCTCGAGGCGCACTCACGGCTGGCGTGA
- a CDS encoding radical SAM protein — MKILLLFPPQDQIVSPGYMKTIQEGLGFLPSLGLLYLGTYLRERTRHEVDLLDAYVERMTFDDVEQYIRRTQPDAVGIGAMTFTLIDAVDAARVVKRVDPSIPVVLGGPHTALFPRESVDLAPIDYVVMGEGEIPLAQLLDRLEESGRLRGAAWRGDDGFPVDGTCITDDIPAVLEKRTTMKKHRFFVNELDTLPLPRRELGPYTKYSTVVSRRPPTTIMVSSRGCPYACSFCYTAGGKKYRERSPAEVVAEMKACIELGIREFLFFDETFTINKERIRAVCDEIIRSRIDVTWDVRARVDCVDADLLQHMRRAGCGRVQYGIESGTQRVMDILNKGTTLEQARDAIRWTHAAGLSSYADFMIGAPGETREEILQTLRFADSLKLDYVHFSVTMPLPNTPLHHMAVRQGIITDDTWRDFAQNPTPAFQVPYWTELFTRDELDDLVTMCIKRTYLRPSYLLRSLGNVRSMGELVRKARAGVKLAMMGL; from the coding sequence GTGAAGATACTGCTGCTGTTCCCGCCCCAAGACCAGATCGTCTCTCCTGGATACATGAAGACCATCCAGGAGGGGCTCGGCTTTCTCCCTTCTCTGGGCCTGCTCTATCTGGGCACCTACCTGCGCGAGCGCACCCGTCACGAGGTCGACCTGCTCGACGCCTATGTCGAGCGCATGACCTTCGACGACGTCGAGCAGTACATCCGCCGAACCCAGCCCGACGCCGTGGGCATCGGCGCCATGACCTTCACGCTCATCGACGCGGTCGACGCCGCGCGGGTGGTGAAGCGGGTCGACCCGTCGATCCCGGTCGTCCTGGGCGGTCCGCACACCGCGCTCTTCCCGCGCGAATCAGTCGATCTCGCGCCCATCGACTATGTGGTCATGGGAGAAGGCGAGATCCCCCTGGCACAGCTGCTCGACCGCCTCGAAGAGAGCGGACGCCTGCGGGGGGCTGCGTGGCGGGGAGACGACGGCTTCCCCGTCGATGGCACCTGCATCACCGATGACATCCCCGCTGTTCTCGAGAAGCGCACCACGATGAAGAAGCATCGCTTCTTCGTGAACGAGCTCGACACGCTTCCCCTTCCGCGTCGCGAGCTCGGGCCGTACACGAAGTACAGCACCGTGGTGAGCCGCCGCCCCCCGACCACCATCATGGTGTCGTCTCGCGGATGCCCCTACGCCTGCTCGTTCTGCTACACCGCGGGAGGGAAGAAGTACCGCGAGCGGTCGCCCGCCGAGGTGGTGGCCGAGATGAAGGCCTGCATCGAGCTCGGCATCCGGGAGTTCCTGTTCTTCGATGAGACCTTCACGATCAACAAGGAGCGCATCCGCGCGGTCTGCGACGAGATCATCCGATCGCGCATCGACGTGACCTGGGACGTGCGCGCTCGCGTCGATTGCGTCGACGCCGATCTGCTGCAGCACATGCGCCGCGCCGGTTGCGGGCGCGTGCAGTACGGAATCGAATCCGGCACCCAGCGGGTGATGGACATCCTCAACAAGGGCACCACCCTTGAGCAGGCCCGCGACGCCATCCGCTGGACCCATGCGGCCGGCCTGTCATCGTACGCCGACTTCATGATCGGCGCCCCCGGCGAGACCCGCGAAGAGATCTTGCAGACCCTGCGATTTGCCGATTCGCTCAAGCTCGACTACGTGCACTTCTCGGTCACCATGCCCCTGCCGAACACGCCGCTCCATCACATGGCGGTGCGTCAGGGCATCATCACCGACGACACCTGGCGCGACTTTGCGCAAAACCCCACCCCGGCGTTCCAGGTCCCGTACTGGACCGAGCTCTTCACCCGCGACGAGCTCGACGACCTCGTGACCATGTGCATCAAGCGCACGTACCTGCGCCCATCGTACCTGCTGCGCAGCCTGGGCAACGTGCGCTCGATGGGCGAGCTCGTGCGCAAGGCCAGGGCGGGCGTGAAGCTGGCGATGATGGGGCTCTGA